The proteins below come from a single Cololabis saira isolate AMF1-May2022 chromosome 2, fColSai1.1, whole genome shotgun sequence genomic window:
- the LOC133457523 gene encoding GTPase IMAP family member 7-like, with translation MESKSASAANSHKGSATKKIVLLGKTGSGKSSLANTIFGETLFKVNDGFNSETKTCDTKTKLVHGNDVSLIDTPGFFDTNMPEDDLKSQIVKCIVECASGVHAFLIVLKWERFTDQEQHVINKIHSCFPDEALKYAVVVFTHGEQLPEEKKIEDFISQNKSVNDLVEKCGGRCHIIDNKYWNKESGDEYRTNQFQVKAILDTINRMVIGNGGKGYTNEMLKEVERRIQQVENTIRQSSPSLPEEEIKYKAKNMFSDWFLMIREFARDMLLKAWLGVTAAVDAILEQLTKLTDAGVCAPCFGLGAIAAD, from the exons ATGGAAAGCAAGTCTGCATCAGCTGCAAACAGTCACAAAG GATCTGCTACTAAGAAGATTGTCCTGCTTGGAAAAACTGGATCTGGGAAAAGCAGCTTGGCCAATACAATATTTGGAGAGACGCTCTTTAAAGTAAATGATGGTTTTAACTCAGAAACCAAAACATGTGACACCAAAACCAAACTTGTTCATGGTAATGACGTCTCTTTGATTGACACTCCTGGTTTCTTTGACACAAACATGCCTGAGGATGATCTGAAGTCTCAGATAGTTAAGTGTATCGTAGAGTGCGCTTCTGGGGTTCATGCTTTCCTCATTGTGCTTAAATGGGAAAGATTCACAGACCAGGAGCAGCAtgttattaataaaatacacagTTGCTTCCCTGATGAAGCACTGAAATATGCTGTAGTGGTCTTCACTCATGGTGAACAGCTCcctgaagagaagaaaatagaggattTTATCAGTCAGAATAAGAGTGTAAATGATCTGGTGGAGAAATGCGGCGGCCGCTGCCACATCATCGATAATAAATACTGGAACAAAGAATCAGGAGATGAATACAGGACAAACCAGTTCCAGGTGAAAGCGATTCTTGACACCATAAACAGGATGGTGATTGGAAATGGTGGCAAAGGTTACACCAATGAGATGCTGAAGGAAGTGGAGAGAAGAATACAACAAGTAGAAAATACCATACGACAGTCATCACCATCTTTGCCAGAGGAAGAGATCAAATATAAGGCAAAGAAtatgttttctgattggtttcTGATGATTAGAGAGTTTGCCAGGGATATGTTGCTGAAAGCTTGGCTtggtgtcacagcagcagttgaTGCAATTTTAGAGCAACTCACTAAACTAACAGATGCAGGAGTTTGTGCACCTTGTTTCGGATTAGGAGCAATAGCTGCAGACTAG